The genomic segment ATGCTCATTGGAACGGCCCGATCATGGACGTAGAAGCATAATTTTTTGGGACATACTTACCGCACGAGGATTTTATGACTGTATTACAACATAATGAACAGTTACCGTTTGAGGAAGCATTAGAGTCTACTTGGCATGTCCGTTTCCTGCGGTTACTGGTGGATGAAACATGGACGAGACGCGTGTCGACTGTAGGTTTAGGACAAAGTGCTAATATTTACTCAGCGATTTGTTACGAATTTCCCGAGCTGACGGAACGGACATTTATTATCCGATCTGTTTTCAATGATTTGTATACGCGAGGTCTCGTTAACAAAAAATTTGATCTTATTGCAGCGTGCAGCATTAGCAGTGATTTTTTTAAAGAATTGTCACTTACGCCGCTCGGCAAAGACTTTATCAAATACATCGATCGGGAAAACGGAATGCATTAAATTTCTTTTTTAACGGTGCCAAGTGTTTTAAACGCGATCAAAAAAAATAGTTGTAAATCAATTCCCTGAATCGTATGATTTAGGGAATTTTTTTTGTCAATCAGGTCGCTATGCCAACTGAAAAAGAATCAAGATTTTTGTTAATTGCAATTGTCTTCGGGATTTTGTTTGGTGTTTGGTTTTTTTCTATTAAAGATGTTTTTCCTCCTTTTATCCTCTCTTTAGTTATAATCGCATTCTTACTGCCTTTCAGAGAGCATAAATCCATTCGAGTTCTTATTGCGTTGGTGCTGGCGGTTCTGCTGATATGGATGTTTTATTATTTACAAGACATCGTAATGCCTTTTTTGATTTCGTTTGCATTGGCATATCTTTTCGATCCCATTGTCGATTGGTTTGAAAAGCGGCGCGTTACAAGAACGATTTCCATCATCGCGATCGTGACGCTTATTCTCGGAGGATTATTTTTGGTAGGACTGTTGATCATTCCTCAATTTGCAGAAGAAGTACAAATTTTAACAACGTCACTGCCTTCGTATGAGGAATTTAAATCGCGATTGCGGCTGAGTGAATGGACGCTTTTTTCAAGAATAGGGCTGGATGTTGACCGGGTAATGCAAGTGATCGAAACGGAAGCCTCGCAAAAGATCAATGAACTGATCAAATATTTTTCGGAAAGCGCGCTCGGAATCACATCCGGATTGAGTTCGCTGATAACGCAATTGATCAATTTTATACTCATTCCGTTTTTGACGTTTTATTTTTTGAGGGACTTCGATAAAAATATCGCCGCATTGCGGAAAAAAGTTCCGGATCGGCACCAGGAACGAATGGACAAAATTTACAATCGTGTTAATACGATTCTTAGTTTGTACATTCGCGGAAAAATTCTCGCTGCGATGGTGATTACTCTGATTACATGGTTGTCACTTAGCATTTTGCAGATTAATTTTGCGTTGCTTATCGGGCTCACAACAGGTTTTTTAAGCCTGATCCCTTATGTCGGGCCAATCATTACGTTTATCATCGGCGGAGTATTAGGACTTTTAAATCCCGATCCGGAAACAGCCATTCTTAAAATTTTAATAGTCATCGGCATTATCCAAGTGCTGGATATGGTGATGATTTCACCGAAAATGGTAGGTGAAAAATTGGGACTGCATCCTGTGCTGAGTATTTTTGCATTGTTTGTGTTTGCAAAAGTCCTGGGGATCATCGGACTTTTGATGGCTTTACCATTAACAGCTATTGTAAAAGTGTTTGTAATGGAATGGTACGATCAGAGTTTTTTTCGGCAAGAATTTTTCCGCGATGATATTGCTTCCTGATTATTTTTTTACTTCAACAGCGGTTATGATTTTTGATCCGTTTTTAGTGGCTGCCAGATGAATCACGACGGCATCGCCGTTTTTTAATTTTCCAACTTCGTTTTGATAGTCTTTGAGAGAATGCACTGTTTTATCATTGATCCGTGTGATGATAAAACCTTCATAAATTTGCTGTTCTTCAGCCTTGGATGACGTGCGCACAACGCGTACACTAGGTTCGCTGCCTGTATCATCCATCATTTCTTCAACTTCAAAACCCATACCATTACCGATCTCACCGTTTTTTTGCTTTTCTGAATCCGGGATCGAATTAATAACCGGAACAGTTGTTTTACCATCTTTGGATTTTAAAATAACAACTTTGGTTGCTTTGGCGCCATTATGATAAACCAATAATGTTACTTTGTCGCCCGGCTTTTTTTGTGCGATATAGGCCTGCAAATCGCTGCGTTGTTCCAAAGCGCGTCCATCGATTTCCAAAATTACATCACCTTCCTGTATTCCGGCGTCATGAGCGGCACCGTTTTCTGTAAGTGATTCGACGAGGACGCCCTGAGCCCGATCGAGCCCGACCGCTTTCGCGTATGTCGCATCGACGTCTTTGATGCCCACGCCAATATAGCCGCGCAAGACCTGACCATATTGAATCAGGCTTTCAACGACGCTTCGGGCTATATTGATCGGCACGGCAAAGCCATATCCCTGGTAAAGGCCTGTGGTGGTAGCGATGGCCGTATTAATGCCGATCAGTTCGCCGTTGGTATTGACTAAGGCGCCGCCACTGTTACCGGGATTGATGACCGCATCAGTTTGAATGAAATTTTCAACGCCATATTGATCGCCGATGATGTCAATTTGCCGGCCTTTGGCGCTGATAATACCCGCGGTTACCGTTGAATTAAGACTTAGCGGCGATCCGATCGCCAGAACCCATTCACCCACCTCCACGAGATCGGAGTTGCCAAATTTGGCAACCGGCAATTTATCTGATTTAACTTTGATGACGGCAATATCGGTTAACGGATCCGATCCGACTAATTCAGCATCCAGAATTCGGCGGTCGGAAAGTTTCACCTGAATTCGTTCGGCGTCTCTAACCACATGATCATTGGTAATGATATATCCGTCAGTGCGAACGATAACGCCGGAGCCTATACCGGTTTCAGGAATGTTTTTATGAAATTTTTTGAAAATCTCATCAAAACCGCCGCCAACCGTTGCTTTCTTTTCACTGGTAATAGTAACAACAGTAGGAGTAATTTCTTTGGCTATTTTTGCAAATATTTTTCCTGAATTTTCACCGACTGAAAATTGTTCAGACGACATCGCATTTCTGGCGGATTCAGAGTCTAAAGCATAAGAATGGTTGGCCCAATTGGTTTGGGTATTGATGACTAATCCGATGGCAATGCCTGCCATCAGAAAAAAAGTTAGCATCAAAAGAACGGATTTTTGTTTCATACTATGCCTTTTATGTCAGGTTTTACGAGTTTTTTCGTTCGTTTTTTTCTTTGTTTCAGTAGAAATACCGTGTTTGCTCAATACGCCTTTATTAACAAAAATAGGTGCTTTTGATCGCATAGCCAAAGCAATAGCATCACTCGGCCTGGCGTCGATTTCCATTTCACCATTATGACTTTGAAGATATAACTTGGCATAATACGTTTGATCCTCCACCATTGTTACTACGGTTTTCAGTAATTTTGCGCCCAATTTATCCATAACGGTTTTCAGAAGATCATTCGTCAAGGGTCTGGGAGGTTTCTCCCCATTGAGTTCCAATTGAATCGCATAAGCTTCACTCGTACCGATCCAAATCGGTAACATAATTTTTTCAGTTTCATCGTATAGGATAACGGTAGGAGACATTGCTGCTGAATCCATTACAACGGCCATGACTTTGACTTCAACGGATGCATCCTGATTATTCGTTATTTCCTGGAACCATGCATGCTTGCTGGCGAATATCAGCATAATAACACTAATCGTGCATACGATCAACCATAGTCGGACTTTTACTATCAATTTTGGCTCAGAAGTGGGTCCATTATTTGAGTATTCATCCACATTGTTATGGCTCTCATTCATGCTATCCCTTTTCAAAAACAAAACCCAGGATGCATCAATCCTGGGATTACTATTTTGAATGGTCAGAGGTTGCAGGTACCTCTGTTACTCATTTAAGCCTTTGGTTTATAAACAAATTTAAGTTTCGTGCTTTCGTTTTGCAAGGAAAATTTTGATTCAAATAAGCGTATTTTTTAACATGCTGCTTACCAAAACATAACAAAAGCCTACTAATGTGCTAACACCAAGTAATTAATTTTTTGTCCCCAAAATCAGTGGAGCTTAATGTTCCACGTTAAGTTTATAAAAGCTTAGATATATACATGAACACAACTCGTCAAAAGATGTCTGCAAAACGCGGAACCAGCATCCTCACAGGTAATTTATCGGACATGTCATTGGTCAATACTTTACAACTGATTAAAATGTCGGGGAAAAGCGGTGTACTGCAAATTCGGGACAAAATAAGCACGCAGAAATCATTGTTTACAAAAATTCAATCGTGCGGGCATCATCGCCTGACGATATGTTATTGGGTGAATATCTGGTCAATTCCGGATACTTGCAAATGCATAACCTCACTAAGGCGATTGAACTTCAACGC from the bacterium genome contains:
- a CDS encoding AI-2E family transporter — encoded protein: MPTEKESRFLLIAIVFGILFGVWFFSIKDVFPPFILSLVIIAFLLPFREHKSIRVLIALVLAVLLIWMFYYLQDIVMPFLISFALAYLFDPIVDWFEKRRVTRTISIIAIVTLILGGLFLVGLLIIPQFAEEVQILTTSLPSYEEFKSRLRLSEWTLFSRIGLDVDRVMQVIETEASQKINELIKYFSESALGITSGLSSLITQLINFILIPFLTFYFLRDFDKNIAALRKKVPDRHQERMDKIYNRVNTILSLYIRGKILAAMVITLITWLSLSILQINFALLIGLTTGFLSLIPYVGPIITFIIGGVLGLLNPDPETAILKILIVIGIIQVLDMVMISPKMVGEKLGLHPVLSIFALFVFAKVLGIIGLLMALPLTAIVKVFVMEWYDQSFFRQEFFRDDIAS
- a CDS encoding trypsin-like peptidase domain-containing protein — translated: MKQKSVLLMLTFFLMAGIAIGLVINTQTNWANHSYALDSESARNAMSSEQFSVGENSGKIFAKIAKEITPTVVTITSEKKATVGGGFDEIFKKFHKNIPETGIGSGVIVRTDGYIITNDHVVRDAERIQVKLSDRRILDAELVGSDPLTDIAVIKVKSDKLPVAKFGNSDLVEVGEWVLAIGSPLSLNSTVTAGIISAKGRQIDIIGDQYGVENFIQTDAVINPGNSGGALVNTNGELIGINTAIATTTGLYQGYGFAVPINIARSVVESLIQYGQVLRGYIGVGIKDVDATYAKAVGLDRAQGVLVESLTENGAAHDAGIQEGDVILEIDGRALEQRSDLQAYIAQKKPGDKVTLLVYHNGAKATKVVILKSKDGKTTVPVINSIPDSEKQKNGEIGNGMGFEVEEMMDDTGSEPSVRVVRTSSKAEEQQIYEGFIITRINDKTVHSLKDYQNEVGKLKNGDAVVIHLAATKNGSKIITAVEVKK
- a CDS encoding bifunctional nuclease family protein produces the protein MNESHNNVDEYSNNGPTSEPKLIVKVRLWLIVCTISVIMLIFASKHAWFQEITNNQDASVEVKVMAVVMDSAAMSPTVILYDETEKIMLPIWIGTSEAYAIQLELNGEKPPRPLTNDLLKTVMDKLGAKLLKTVVTMVEDQTYYAKLYLQSHNGEMEIDARPSDAIALAMRSKAPIFVNKGVLSKHGISTETKKKTNEKTRKT